The Opitutus sp. ER46 genome contains the following window.
CATTCGCATACGCGAGATTGCAGCGCTTCACCGTGCCGCGAATCCCAGCATGATACAGCAGCGACCGTCGCGCAGTCAGGCACGCCTCGATGTCGCGCAGGCTCTCGCGGTACGTGAGCTGCGCGAAGACCATCGTCGCAAAATGATCGTAGGCCGACAGCGCCCGCGTGTCGCGACT
Protein-coding sequences here:
- a CDS encoding DUF4372 domain-containing protein, translating into MIDLDFCRRFRGNFRSFRLVNSGKTILAQVLAGLSGEEFSRCAKRYPLSRDTRALSAYDHFATMVFAQLTYRESLRDIEACLTARRSLLYHAGIRGTVKRCNLAYAN